In Lycium ferocissimum isolate CSIRO_LF1 unplaced genomic scaffold, AGI_CSIRO_Lferr_CH_V1 ctg285, whole genome shotgun sequence, a single genomic region encodes these proteins:
- the LOC132043779 gene encoding zinc finger A20 and AN1 domain-containing stress-associated protein 1 translates to MGSEGNKFNDGTSFPPSEPTLCSNGCGFFGTAATMGFCSKCYRDVKIKEDHAAMAKVAMEKLVINRPQIETIGKVSCSPAAADTVVETVVETAAAAAAANRCLTCRKKVGVVGFKCRCGSTFCGTHRYPEQHDCTFDFKSKGKEEIAKANPVIKADKIDRF, encoded by the coding sequence ATGGGTTCTGAAGGCAACAAATTTAACGACGGTACAAGTTTCCCGCCGTCGGAGCCAACGTTATGCTCAAACGGTTGTGGATTTTTCGGCACGGCAGCAACGATGGGGTTTTGTTCAAAGTGTTACAGAGATGTTAAGATTAAAGAAGATCATGCTGCTATGGCTAAAGTTGCTATGGAAAAGCTTGTTATAAATAGGCCTCAAATTGAGACCATCGGAAAAGTTAGTTGTTCCCCGGCGGCGGCGGATACGGTGGTTGAGACGGTGGTTGAGacggcggcggcggcggcggcggcgaATCGGTGTTTGACGTGTAGGAAGAAAGTGGGTGTTGTGGGGTTTAAGTGCAGATGTGGTAGTACTTTTTGTGGGACACATAGATACCCAGAGCAACATGATTGTACCTTTGATTTTAAATCTAAAGGGAAAGAAGAGATTGCTAAGGCTAATCCTGTAATTAAGGCTGATAAAATTGATAGGTTTTGA